CCTCGACCGATTCGACGAGTACCTCGCGTCGGGAGGCATCCCGCTCGTGCACCCGAAAGGCGATCGGCTCCTCGAAACCGCCTGCGCGACACAGAGACTCGGCACCGGACAGATCGTCACCCACGGCCCACGGGAGTGCCACGCGATCGACCATCGGGTTGGTGCGCAAAGCGTCCGGCTCAGCTCCGTCGACGAGCAACTCCCCGTCGCCGCCGACGGTCACCTGAGCGCCGTCGTGCGCCAGATCGCCGCGCAGCAGGTCTTCCAGGCCGACGGCGCAGGTGACGATCAGGCGCATGGATTCCTCAGAACGAAACGGTCAGTCGATCAGCACGGTTTCGACCCGCACCAGCTTCGGGTCATCGTAGTTGTCGCCCTGGACGTCGCCGCGTGCCCAGGTGAGCAGTAGCCGGGAGCCGAGCACCTCCACCCGCGCCAAGTTGTTGTCGAACCACGGGCCGTGCGTCGTCGCCCAGTCGAAATCGGGCTTCTTGACCTTCGGCATCCGGTTGACCAGCGAGCGCATCGGTGCGCCCATCCAGCCCGACAGCGTTCCCTGCAGCATGCGGACGTGGCGCGGCAGCGGGTTGCGGATCGGCGAGCACACGGCCTGCACGATGCGCGACTCGACCGGCATCGGCGTCGCGGTGACCTCGTTGACGTAGGAGTTGTGCACGTCTCCGGACAGGAACGTGATCGTGGCCGGCGCCCTGCCACGCTCGCCGCGCGCCACTTCGAACACCATCCTGGACACGTCGCGGAAGGACTTCTCGAACGCGGCCCAGTGCTCGAGGTCGACCGCCTGCCGGATCTTCTCACCCAGCGCACCGGTGATCCGCTTGCCCGATTGGGCCATCGTCTCGTTGAGCGACTCCAGGTCGTGGATTCCCGTCGGTAGCAGGAACGGCAGGGAGGTGCCGATGAACAGGTGCTCGGTGTCGCCGCGCAACTGCTCGTCGACCCAGGCGAGTTCGTCGGCGTCGAGCATCGCCCGGTGGTCGGGTCGCAGGTCGCGGGCGGCTCTGGAGTCGATCACGACCAGACGGGTGCCACCGAGTTCGCGCACGAACGAGAAGCGGTATGTCGTCGGGTCGTCGTCGACCTGTTCGGCGAACCGATCGATCACGGTCGTCAGATCAAGCTCCGTCGAATCCTGGTGCGCGGCAATGATCTTCCAGATCTGATCCTGCGCCAGCGTGTCG
This genomic stretch from Calidifontibacter indicus harbors:
- a CDS encoding alkaline phosphatase D family protein; the protein is MAELVLGPLLRYVGETRATIFVETDAFTAVTVRVGEHNWTAPTFAAHGHHYAIVIVDGLQPASVQEYTVDLDDRRVWPEADSEFPPSRIATLDPDKDASFLFGSCRTSVSHDKQGNDLHGVDALRAYAYEMARNPDHWPDFVLFLGDQLYADETSAAMRDFIERRRGLDEPPGEEVKDFVEYAELYRLAWTDPANRWLLSTLSSAMIFDDHDVRDDWNTSASWHEEMNATPWWHDRIVGALGSYWIYQHAGNLDHDTLAQDQIWKIIAAHQDSTELDLTTVIDRFAEQVDDDPTTYRFSFVRELGGTRLVVIDSRAARDLRPDHRAMLDADELAWVDEQLRGDTEHLFIGTSLPFLLPTGIHDLESLNETMAQSGKRITGALGEKIRQAVDLEHWAAFEKSFRDVSRMVFEVARGERGRAPATITFLSGDVHNSYVNEVTATPMPVESRIVQAVCSPIRNPLPRHVRMLQGTLSGWMGAPMRSLVNRMPKVKKPDFDWATTHGPWFDNNLARVEVLGSRLLLTWARGDVQGDNYDDPKLVRVETVLID